The Micromonospora sp. NBC_00421 genome contains a region encoding:
- the fxlM gene encoding methyltransferase, FxLD system, producing MNTSPTAPGTSSAATLREQLVSTLEQRGHIRSAPVAHAFRTVPREQFLPGVDLETVYTRRQIVTKRDPSGAALSSASNPSLVADMLEQLAPQPGHRVLEIGAATGINAALLTELTSPGGTVVTIELDQDLADGARAGLDRAGYHTVKVICGDGALGAPDHAPYDRIIVTAGAWDISAAWWNQLADHGRIVVPLRVHESGLTRCFAFDRTSPTMLVSATTPLVCGFVPMRGSTEHTDHHVRLDTDVVLKLDATDQPDRAALAKALSHPRLERWTGIQVNDADPIGHLDLWLLAHADKPFGRLGVGDTARTSGLVTPAYRWAGAAIYHGGTIAYLAFQDTGDGHHELGAIAHGPDANALATDLTNLLDQWDAAGRPNQPTVTAQEPDPPNPATSTDPTPPSRSPSDHTPRREVPCPRPGTPGTSSAETSGRPGRTSFPPMRGCGITAPSVPFGAPGTPARHLCPAMAAQPQRSGPQNRPHTPTAETHARGCGSFVKAANAAATSCRLARTYVVVVPTSPPLSA from the coding sequence GTGAACACTTCCCCCACCGCACCGGGAACGTCGAGTGCCGCGACGCTCCGCGAACAGCTCGTCAGCACACTCGAACAGCGCGGCCACATCCGCTCCGCCCCCGTCGCGCACGCATTCCGTACGGTCCCCCGCGAGCAGTTCCTCCCCGGCGTCGACCTGGAAACCGTCTACACCCGCCGCCAGATCGTCACCAAACGAGACCCCAGCGGTGCCGCGTTGTCGTCCGCATCGAACCCCAGCCTCGTCGCGGACATGCTCGAACAACTCGCCCCCCAACCCGGCCACCGCGTCCTGGAGATCGGCGCGGCCACCGGCATCAACGCCGCACTGCTCACCGAGCTGACCAGCCCCGGCGGCACGGTCGTCACCATCGAACTCGACCAGGACCTCGCCGACGGCGCCCGCGCCGGCCTCGACCGCGCCGGCTACCACACCGTGAAGGTGATCTGCGGCGACGGCGCCCTCGGCGCACCCGACCACGCGCCCTACGACCGGATCATCGTCACCGCCGGAGCCTGGGACATCTCCGCCGCCTGGTGGAACCAACTCGCCGACCACGGCCGCATCGTCGTGCCCCTGCGCGTGCACGAGAGCGGCCTGACCCGATGCTTCGCCTTCGACCGCACCAGCCCCACGATGCTGGTGAGCGCCACGACGCCACTGGTCTGCGGATTCGTCCCCATGCGCGGCAGCACCGAACACACCGACCACCACGTACGCCTCGACACCGACGTCGTCCTCAAACTCGACGCCACCGACCAACCCGACCGCGCCGCCCTCGCCAAGGCTCTGAGCCACCCCCGGCTCGAACGCTGGACCGGCATCCAGGTCAACGACGCCGACCCCATCGGCCACCTCGACCTGTGGCTCCTCGCACACGCCGACAAACCGTTCGGCCGCCTCGGCGTCGGCGATACCGCCCGCACCAGCGGACTGGTCACCCCCGCCTACCGATGGGCCGGTGCCGCCATCTACCACGGCGGCACCATCGCCTACCTCGCCTTCCAAGACACCGGCGACGGCCACCACGAACTCGGCGCGATCGCCCACGGACCCGACGCCAACGCGCTCGCCACCGACCTGACCAACCTGCTCGACCAATGGGACGCCGCAGGCCGCCCCAACCAGCCCACCGTCACCGCGCAGGAACCCGACCCGCCGAACCCGGCGACATCAACCGACCCGACACCACCCTCACGATCACCTTCTGACCACACCCCACGCCGGGAGGTGCCCTGCCCCCGCCCCGGCACCCCAGGGACGAGCTCAGCAGAGACGTCAGGACGACCTGGACGCACCTCGTTCCCGCCCATGCGGGGATGCGGGATCACCGCGCCGTCCGTGCCCTTCGGTGCCCCCGGCACCCCCGCCCGCCATCTCTGCCCTGCGATGGCCGCGCAACCACAGCGTTCAGGACCGCAGAACAGGCCCCACACGCCCACTGCTGAAACTCATGCGAGGGGATGCGGCTCGTTCGTCAAGGCCGCCAATGCGGCGGCGACCTCCTGCAGACTCGCCCGAACATACGTCGTGGTCGTACCGACATCACCGCCACTGTCGGCATGA
- the cas3 gene encoding CRISPR-associated helicase Cas3': MSGVSSLRAHSPATGSGRWHSLADHLRGTAVLARRFAAPFGGGEVAYWLGALHDVGKASCAWQDKLAVVGPTGGAVGIDHKSLGTRIAQERGLGPFAGAIFGHHGGLVDNPGLREALRKRLADWSGDVASAERELPVLLPDLPQDLGSLVPVDWRGDPLAGEMALRLCYSALVDADSLDTSAHFKGLTGPRVCADADFSHLYQRFEGRRRAEIAARGGSPIAALREQIYADCLAAAECEPGVFRLGAPTGAGKTLASGAFALRHAEKHGLRRVIVAVPFLTITEQNAAVYRRLLDEEGEEPVVLEHHSQADFDDPDAGRWARLAAENWDAPFVVTTFVRLFESLYARKPSAMRRVHRLANSVIVLDEVQALPHAMLAPILDGLRLLVRHFGATVLLSSATQPSFWALDEFKDVPCMDLIHDTPRLVSELRRVRYKWQLDPQPTLADIADQAAAERSALVVVNTTADAKAVFERWNDTEQEGAAWHLSTRMCPEHRRQVLNEVRTRLDQDERVLLVATQLIEAGVDVSFPVVFRAMAPADSLLQAAGRANREGRMADGGLVVVFAPKDGGQPPSYKTLVGCAGRQFGPDKADPDDVAALGRYYRNVYDMLNLADSQHVGKRIQYARQRWEFETVADGPMDASTKRRDRKLAFRMIDDDAINVVTPQGAVTPELRYELEELIVELRHAPVPDLAKLRRLQPYTTNLHPSVLRQPGVTALLRPILGTEVRRGALVEWIGEYDNSTGINLDPNLEQFVF, from the coding sequence ATGTCTGGTGTGAGTTCTCTGCGGGCGCATAGTCCTGCTACCGGTTCTGGTCGGTGGCACTCGCTTGCGGATCATCTTCGTGGCACGGCGGTGCTGGCGCGACGGTTCGCTGCCCCGTTTGGTGGGGGTGAGGTGGCGTACTGGCTGGGTGCGCTGCATGACGTGGGAAAGGCGTCCTGTGCGTGGCAGGACAAGCTCGCTGTGGTCGGGCCCACTGGGGGAGCGGTGGGTATTGATCACAAGTCGTTGGGGACCAGGATCGCGCAGGAGCGTGGGCTTGGGCCGTTTGCTGGGGCGATTTTCGGCCATCATGGTGGGCTTGTCGATAATCCTGGGCTACGTGAGGCGTTGCGGAAGAGGCTGGCTGACTGGTCCGGGGACGTGGCGTCCGCTGAGCGCGAGTTGCCCGTGTTGCTGCCCGATCTGCCACAGGATCTGGGTTCTCTGGTGCCGGTGGATTGGCGTGGTGATCCGCTGGCGGGGGAGATGGCGCTACGCCTGTGTTACAGCGCGTTGGTGGATGCGGACAGTTTGGACACTTCCGCGCATTTCAAAGGGTTGACCGGTCCTCGGGTGTGTGCGGATGCCGACTTCAGTCATCTCTACCAGAGGTTCGAGGGTCGACGTCGGGCGGAGATCGCCGCACGTGGCGGCTCTCCGATCGCGGCCTTGCGGGAGCAGATCTACGCGGATTGTCTGGCGGCGGCTGAGTGCGAGCCGGGGGTGTTTCGCCTTGGTGCGCCGACCGGTGCCGGTAAGACGCTGGCGAGTGGGGCGTTCGCGCTGCGGCATGCGGAGAAGCACGGGTTGCGCCGGGTGATTGTGGCGGTCCCGTTCCTGACCATCACCGAGCAGAATGCCGCCGTATACCGTCGGCTGTTGGACGAGGAAGGTGAAGAGCCGGTCGTCCTCGAACATCACAGCCAGGCCGACTTCGATGATCCGGATGCCGGCCGGTGGGCACGGCTCGCGGCGGAGAACTGGGATGCGCCGTTCGTGGTCACGACCTTCGTCCGGCTCTTCGAGTCGCTGTACGCGCGTAAACCGTCGGCGATGCGTCGGGTGCATCGCCTGGCCAACTCGGTGATCGTGTTGGACGAGGTGCAGGCGCTGCCGCATGCCATGCTCGCGCCGATCCTCGATGGTCTTCGCCTGCTCGTGCGGCACTTCGGTGCGACCGTGCTGCTGTCCTCGGCGACACAGCCGAGTTTCTGGGCGTTGGATGAATTCAAGGATGTGCCGTGCATGGATCTGATCCACGACACCCCAAGGCTGGTCAGTGAGCTGCGGCGGGTGCGATACAAGTGGCAGCTCGACCCGCAGCCGACGCTGGCGGACATCGCCGACCAAGCAGCGGCAGAACGGTCGGCGTTGGTGGTGGTAAACACGACGGCGGACGCGAAGGCAGTGTTCGAGCGGTGGAACGACACGGAACAGGAAGGGGCGGCCTGGCACCTATCGACTCGCATGTGCCCAGAGCATCGGCGGCAGGTGCTGAATGAGGTACGCACTCGTCTCGACCAGGACGAGCGGGTCCTGTTGGTAGCCACGCAACTCATCGAGGCTGGTGTAGACGTCAGTTTCCCGGTGGTGTTCCGGGCGATGGCGCCGGCTGACTCACTGTTGCAAGCAGCCGGGCGAGCCAACCGTGAAGGGCGGATGGCCGACGGTGGTCTGGTGGTCGTCTTCGCGCCGAAGGACGGCGGGCAACCACCCTCGTACAAGACGTTGGTCGGCTGTGCCGGACGTCAGTTCGGACCGGACAAGGCCGACCCGGACGACGTGGCGGCGCTCGGACGCTACTACCGCAACGTGTACGACATGCTGAACCTCGCCGACAGCCAGCACGTCGGCAAACGCATCCAGTACGCCCGGCAACGCTGGGAGTTCGAGACCGTGGCGGACGGGCCGATGGATGCGAGCACCAAGCGGCGGGATCGGAAGCTGGCGTTCAGGATGATCGACGACGACGCTATCAACGTGGTGACGCCACAGGGCGCAGTAACACCTGAGCTGCGGTATGAGCTGGAGGAGCTCATCGTCGAGCTACGTCACGCACCGGTTCCGGATCTGGCGAAGCTGCGTCGTTTGCAGCCATACACGACGAACCTCCACCCCAGCGTTCTACGCCAGCCCGGAGTGACGGCGCTACTGCGACCGATTCTCGGCACCGAGGTACGGCGGGGCGCGTTGGTCGAGTGGATCGGCGAGTACGACAACTCCACGGGGATCAACCTCGACCCGAACCTGGAGCAGTTCGTCTTCTAA
- the cas5c gene encoding type I-C CRISPR-associated protein Cas5c produces MVNGVTLRRSPEGDLPVVVQVSGEAALFSRPELKVERVSYPVMTPSAAVGVLESIFWKPEMRYRVVAIEVLKPVRQFSIRRNETSDVAPLAEALKGSRRVDTAAHRDQRNAVCLRDVAYRIHAHVEVAAHADKPVAAYRDQLRRRVRKGACFQQPYLGTREFSAEFGWPDDTPRADVNEEIGIMLHSIHRDGQSAQPRMEWFAARVVAGVLSVPERGIELALPVEGQVV; encoded by the coding sequence GTGGTCAATGGGGTGACCTTGCGGCGGAGCCCGGAGGGTGATCTTCCGGTGGTGGTGCAGGTCAGTGGTGAGGCGGCGTTGTTCTCGCGGCCGGAGTTGAAGGTGGAGCGGGTCAGTTATCCGGTGATGACGCCGTCTGCTGCGGTGGGGGTGCTCGAATCGATCTTCTGGAAGCCGGAGATGCGGTACCGGGTGGTGGCGATCGAGGTGCTCAAGCCGGTGCGGCAGTTTTCGATTCGGCGGAACGAGACCTCGGATGTCGCACCGTTGGCGGAGGCGCTCAAGGGCTCGCGTCGGGTCGATACCGCAGCGCATCGTGATCAGCGGAATGCGGTGTGCCTGCGGGATGTGGCGTACCGGATTCATGCTCATGTCGAGGTGGCGGCGCACGCGGACAAGCCGGTCGCGGCGTATCGGGATCAGTTGCGTCGGCGGGTCCGGAAAGGGGCTTGCTTCCAGCAGCCCTACCTGGGCACGCGTGAGTTCAGCGCGGAGTTCGGCTGGCCGGATGACACGCCCCGGGCGGATGTCAACGAGGAGATCGGCATCATGCTGCACTCCATCCACCGGGACGGGCAGTCGGCTCAGCCGCGGATGGAGTGGTTCGCCGCTCGGGTGGTGGCCGGGGTGTTGTCCGTGCCGGAACGGGGGATCGAGCTGGCGCTTCCGGTGGAAGGCCAGGTGGTGTAG
- the cas8c gene encoding type I-C CRISPR-associated protein Cas8c/Csd1, which translates to MLLQRLVEFADTSTEIIPPFYSRKAVRWSLEIDANGVPQGGLVDTANKDDPNSRFGAPRLVPAVTRTVGISPALAVDTGEYVFGWLSEGVKPERVAKQYTAFRALIAEWAAAEPDSHGPAVAAFYRDGHADRVSPPADWGRGDLVGFWVDGVYAADAVAAQRFWAGVAGDRKGSGRSGLCLVCGRVQPLLHTMPQQIPRRWVPGATQSASLVSMNEATHGYELQKFLTHTPICADCGLKFMTALTALLSDPRHSTSLSGQNARLAWWVLGGSTIDPWAAVEQLDPSHIQRLVAGPASGAEASLDEVSRYCSVTVGGNVARVVVRDWVELPISRVKDNIRAWFDDHRIVDAWTGEVATIRVSQLARVAGRFEVGRNGGAGTWTKFGASGEHRPPDLFHRLLSAALLRRPLPPKLLNHVINRIRIDGRLDPARAALIRLALRRHPTLPEHERERLTPTLNVAHKQPAYVAGRIFAVMDDLQRTVFRVADQKLNTTFAERYFGRAIDNPQVVIVSGRRNVQAWLKRLRGPLRRPGWSDAYERRLDDLFVQLDVIPSAAVLTDKAQFILGYHQQRAEMRTERVAAAANKKKTDLPPEPDDVAPTADDEGDDA; encoded by the coding sequence GTGCTGCTGCAGCGGCTGGTGGAGTTCGCCGACACCAGCACAGAGATCATCCCGCCGTTCTACTCCCGCAAGGCGGTGCGTTGGAGCCTGGAGATCGACGCCAACGGTGTTCCCCAGGGTGGCCTGGTCGATACGGCGAACAAGGACGACCCGAACTCCCGGTTCGGTGCGCCCCGGCTGGTGCCGGCGGTGACCCGGACCGTCGGGATCTCGCCCGCGCTCGCGGTCGACACGGGGGAGTACGTCTTCGGTTGGCTGTCGGAGGGGGTCAAGCCGGAACGGGTCGCCAAGCAGTACACCGCGTTCCGTGCCCTGATCGCCGAGTGGGCGGCAGCCGAACCAGATAGTCATGGTCCGGCTGTCGCCGCCTTCTACCGCGACGGGCACGCCGACCGTGTTTCACCGCCGGCGGACTGGGGCAGGGGAGACCTGGTCGGCTTCTGGGTCGACGGGGTCTACGCGGCGGACGCTGTCGCGGCGCAGCGTTTCTGGGCCGGGGTGGCCGGTGACCGGAAGGGCTCCGGACGATCCGGGTTGTGTCTGGTCTGCGGGCGGGTGCAGCCGCTACTCCACACGATGCCGCAGCAGATTCCTCGACGGTGGGTGCCCGGGGCCACCCAGAGCGCGTCGCTGGTCAGCATGAACGAGGCCACCCACGGCTACGAGTTGCAGAAGTTCCTGACCCATACCCCGATCTGCGCCGACTGCGGACTGAAGTTCATGACCGCGCTGACGGCGCTGCTGTCCGATCCCCGGCACAGCACCAGCCTGTCCGGGCAGAACGCCCGGCTCGCCTGGTGGGTCCTCGGCGGGTCGACCATCGACCCGTGGGCGGCCGTCGAGCAGTTGGACCCCAGCCACATCCAGCGCCTGGTTGCTGGGCCGGCGAGCGGCGCGGAAGCCTCCCTCGACGAGGTGTCCCGGTACTGCTCGGTGACCGTGGGCGGCAACGTCGCCCGCGTCGTTGTGCGGGACTGGGTCGAGCTGCCGATCTCCCGGGTCAAGGACAACATCCGGGCCTGGTTCGACGACCACCGGATCGTTGACGCCTGGACCGGTGAGGTGGCCACCATCAGGGTCTCCCAACTGGCCCGGGTAGCGGGTCGGTTCGAGGTCGGACGTAACGGAGGTGCCGGGACGTGGACGAAGTTCGGCGCGTCCGGGGAACACCGCCCACCTGACCTGTTCCACCGGCTGCTCAGCGCCGCGCTACTCAGGCGACCGTTGCCGCCGAAGCTGCTCAACCACGTCATCAACCGCATCCGGATCGACGGCCGTCTCGACCCCGCCCGCGCGGCGTTGATCCGGCTCGCCCTGCGCCGTCACCCGACCCTGCCCGAGCATGAACGAGAGAGGCTGACGCCGACCTTGAACGTCGCCCACAAGCAGCCGGCCTACGTAGCCGGCCGCATCTTCGCCGTCATGGACGACCTGCAACGCACCGTGTTCCGGGTCGCCGACCAGAAGCTGAACACCACCTTCGCCGAACGTTACTTCGGCCGCGCCATCGACAACCCGCAGGTCGTCATCGTCTCCGGCCGCCGCAACGTACAGGCGTGGCTCAAACGCCTCCGCGGCCCGCTGCGCCGGCCCGGCTGGTCGGACGCGTACGAACGGCGGCTCGACGACCTGTTCGTCCAGCTTGACGTGATCCCCAGCGCTGCGGTGCTGACGGACAAGGCCCAGTTCATCCTCGGCTACCACCAGCAGCGGGCCGAGATGCGGACCGAACGCGTCGCCGCAGCCGCGAACAAGAAGAAGACCGACCTTCCCCCGGAGCCCGACGACGTGGCACCGACCGCCGACGACGAAGGAGACGACGCATGA
- the cas7c gene encoding type I-C CRISPR-associated protein Cas7/Csd2, with translation MSAAHLDPTRRHDAVLLFDVSDGNPNGDPDAGNQPRTDDESGQGLVTDVAIKRKIRDTVSLLRGDDPRYGIFVEAGHALNTRIDGAFTANPPKISNKPTPAESAAAQQWLCAHYFDIRMFGAVLSTGKSGGAGQVRGPLQLTFARSIDAILPTDHTITRVTQTRQDDIDKGERTEIGSKWTVPYGLYRAHLFYSAPRAAKTGVTSDDLAALWQALTVMFDHDRAASRGEMKLCGLYVFSHPDAFGAAPSAALTQRITVKRTNDDKAPRAHTDYTRSIDESGLPGGIELTKLVDLWP, from the coding sequence ATGAGCGCCGCGCACCTCGACCCGACCCGCCGCCACGACGCCGTCCTGCTGTTCGACGTCAGCGACGGCAACCCCAACGGCGACCCGGACGCCGGCAACCAGCCCCGCACCGACGATGAGAGCGGACAGGGCCTGGTCACCGACGTGGCGATCAAACGCAAGATCCGCGACACCGTGTCGCTGCTGCGCGGCGACGACCCGCGCTACGGCATCTTCGTCGAAGCCGGCCACGCCCTGAACACCCGAATCGACGGCGCCTTCACCGCCAACCCACCCAAGATCAGCAACAAGCCCACCCCGGCAGAGAGCGCGGCAGCCCAGCAGTGGCTCTGCGCGCACTACTTCGACATCCGGATGTTCGGCGCGGTGCTCAGCACCGGCAAGAGCGGCGGCGCCGGTCAGGTCCGTGGTCCGCTCCAGCTCACCTTCGCCCGCAGCATCGATGCGATCCTGCCCACCGACCACACCATCACCCGGGTCACCCAGACCCGACAGGACGACATCGACAAGGGTGAGCGCACGGAGATCGGATCCAAGTGGACCGTCCCGTACGGCCTCTACCGCGCCCACCTGTTCTACTCCGCACCCCGCGCCGCCAAGACCGGCGTCACCAGCGACGACCTCGCCGCCTTGTGGCAGGCCCTCACCGTCATGTTCGACCACGACCGGGCCGCCAGCCGCGGCGAGATGAAGCTCTGCGGTCTCTACGTTTTCAGCCACCCCGACGCCTTCGGAGCCGCACCCTCGGCCGCCCTCACCCAGCGGATCACCGTCAAGCGCACCAACGACGACAAGGCGCCACGCGCCCACACCGACTACACCCGCAGCATCGACGAGTCCGGCTTGCCCGGCGGCATCGAGCTGACCAAGCTGGTCGATCTCTGGCCGTGA
- the cas4 gene encoding CRISPR-associated protein Cas4 gives MTDDHPEDSGTDLREVPLSALEHYAYCHRQTALIHVEGVWTENVETVRGDLSHTTVDLPGIQRRRGLTTIRSLPVWSHTHGLRGICDVVEFEKNAATPVEYKVGRYKPGGPAELQLGGQALCLIEAGFDVPTGYIYSVAERRRHPVPIDHDLLERVIAATAAVRRLLHTPALPAARNDTRCRRCSLREDCLPELTDGQRQTPPDLLTPRPLGQWRD, from the coding sequence GTGACCGACGACCACCCTGAGGACAGCGGCACCGACCTGCGGGAGGTGCCGCTGTCCGCGTTGGAGCACTACGCCTACTGCCACCGGCAGACCGCCCTCATCCACGTCGAGGGCGTCTGGACGGAAAACGTCGAGACGGTACGCGGCGACCTCAGCCACACCACCGTCGACCTACCCGGCATCCAACGCCGCCGAGGCCTCACCACCATCCGGTCACTGCCGGTATGGAGTCACACCCACGGCCTACGCGGTATCTGCGACGTCGTCGAGTTCGAGAAGAACGCCGCCACACCCGTCGAGTACAAGGTCGGACGCTACAAACCCGGCGGCCCCGCCGAACTACAACTCGGCGGGCAGGCCCTCTGCCTCATCGAAGCCGGCTTCGACGTACCCACCGGATACATCTACTCCGTGGCCGAACGCCGCCGACACCCCGTACCCATCGACCATGACCTGCTCGAACGGGTCATCGCCGCCACCGCAGCCGTCCGTCGACTGCTGCACACCCCGGCGCTGCCGGCGGCACGCAACGACACCCGCTGCCGGCGATGCTCCCTGCGCGAGGACTGCCTACCCGAACTAACCGACGGCCAGCGGCAGACCCCACCCGACCTGTTGACCCCACGACCATTGGGACAGTGGCGTGACTGA
- the cas1c gene encoding type I-C CRISPR-associated endonuclease Cas1c encodes MTELLNTLYVQTPGTSLRLDGDTVRIYHPDQPGRHLLPLVRLDHLVLFSGVTPTDDLLLRCADDGRSVSWLTGSGRFRAGLIGPTHGNPLLRQAQHRAADSPQRQLPIAVAIVAGKIHNARQVLLRTARDTSGPRQTALRATAELLAQRLELLTTTASTNEILGVEGIAARDYFAAMPYLLGDNTDWKASGRNKRPPTDPLNCLLSFLYGMLRVAVQGALEQVGLDPYIGFLHAVRPGKPALALDLMEEFRPLLADRLALTMLNRRELTPTDFEELPNNAYRLTDNGRKTVLAAWQQSRQREWPHAQLNRQVPAALLPLVQARLLARHLRGDTVAYEPWTVN; translated from the coding sequence GTGACTGAACTACTCAACACCCTCTACGTCCAGACCCCCGGCACCAGCCTGCGCCTCGACGGCGACACCGTCCGGATCTACCACCCCGACCAACCCGGACGTCACCTACTACCCCTCGTCCGACTCGACCACCTGGTCCTGTTCAGCGGCGTGACCCCCACCGACGACCTGCTCCTGCGCTGCGCCGACGACGGCCGCTCCGTCAGCTGGCTCACCGGCAGCGGACGATTCCGCGCCGGACTGATCGGCCCCACCCACGGCAACCCACTGCTACGCCAAGCCCAACACCGCGCCGCCGACTCACCACAGCGCCAACTCCCCATCGCCGTCGCCATCGTCGCCGGCAAAATCCACAACGCGCGCCAAGTCCTGCTCCGCACCGCCCGCGACACCAGCGGCCCCCGACAAACCGCACTACGCGCCACCGCCGAACTCCTCGCCCAACGACTCGAACTCCTCACCACCACCGCCAGCACCAACGAAATCCTCGGCGTCGAAGGCATCGCCGCCCGCGACTACTTCGCCGCCATGCCCTACCTCCTCGGCGACAACACCGACTGGAAGGCATCCGGCCGCAATAAACGACCACCCACCGACCCCCTGAACTGCCTGCTCTCCTTCCTGTACGGCATGCTGCGCGTCGCGGTGCAGGGTGCACTCGAACAGGTCGGCCTCGACCCCTACATCGGTTTCCTCCATGCCGTCCGACCCGGTAAACCAGCCCTCGCTCTCGACCTGATGGAAGAGTTCCGACCCCTCCTGGCCGACCGCCTCGCCCTCACCATGCTCAACAGACGAGAGCTGACCCCCACCGACTTCGAAGAACTACCAAACAACGCATACCGACTCACCGACAACGGACGAAAGACCGTGCTCGCAGCCTGGCAACAGAGCCGACAACGCGAGTGGCCGCACGCGCAACTCAACCGCCAAGTGCCTGCCGCGCTGCTCCCACTCGTGCAAGCCCGACTACTCGCCCGCCACCTCCGCGGAGACACGGTCGCCTACGAGCCGTGGACGGTGAACTGA
- the cas2 gene encoding CRISPR-associated endonuclease Cas2 — MDGELNVDLLVTYDVETVTPQGQRRLRKVAKICEAYGHRVQKSVFEVVCRDTDKVRFVAALQDAIDPTQDSIRIYHLPAHALDDVEHLGKPRPIDPRGPLVI; from the coding sequence GTGGACGGTGAACTGAACGTGGACCTACTCGTCACCTACGACGTCGAGACAGTCACCCCACAAGGGCAACGCCGCCTCCGCAAAGTCGCCAAGATCTGCGAGGCATACGGACACCGCGTACAAAAATCGGTCTTCGAAGTAGTCTGCCGCGACACCGACAAAGTCCGCTTCGTCGCCGCCCTCCAAGACGCCATCGACCCCACCCAGGACAGCATCCGCATCTACCACCTACCAGCCCACGCCCTCGACGACGTCGAACACCTCGGCAAACCACGACCCATCGACCCACGCGGACCACTAGTGATCTAG